In the Chloroherpetonaceae bacterium genome, one interval contains:
- a CDS encoding lysophospholipid acyltransferase family protein, whose protein sequence is MLKVRRSALYTLWFRYYSRAQLRKYFDKVRTKGTEALQTMNLSIPIIFYCNHAYWWDGFWTQLCTEAYFKQNLYIIIEHKQLVRYQFFTRLGAFSIVRENPRQAIESINYAVDKLLEPSPKQNALWIFPQGIIEHVDKRPLRFFTGTAKIVEKIVTQSRSVYLASVVSRIEYLEEQKPELFLSFQPPDLISRENFPSVKMLTLKMQEKTEQHLDWLREQVLNRQFEGFHTLLEGKLSINRRWDRFREQLGLQRTLSD, encoded by the coding sequence ATGCTGAAAGTTCGCCGCAGCGCACTCTACACTCTTTGGTTTCGATACTACTCTCGGGCACAGCTACGCAAATACTTCGATAAAGTGCGCACCAAAGGCACAGAGGCACTCCAAACAATGAATCTGTCCATTCCAATCATCTTCTACTGCAACCATGCATACTGGTGGGACGGATTCTGGACACAGCTTTGTACTGAAGCCTATTTCAAACAAAATCTTTACATTATCATTGAGCACAAGCAATTGGTGCGTTACCAATTCTTTACGCGCTTAGGGGCATTTTCTATTGTGCGAGAAAATCCACGCCAAGCAATTGAGAGTATCAATTATGCCGTAGACAAGCTGCTCGAACCCTCACCCAAACAGAATGCATTATGGATTTTCCCGCAGGGCATTATTGAGCACGTAGATAAGCGGCCGCTACGCTTCTTTACAGGCACAGCAAAAATTGTGGAAAAAATTGTTACGCAAAGTCGGAGCGTGTATCTGGCGTCAGTGGTCTCCCGCATTGAGTATCTCGAGGAGCAAAAACCAGAGCTATTTCTTTCTTTTCAGCCCCCTGATTTGATTAGCCGAGAAAATTTTCCAAGTGTCAAGATGCTCACGCTGAAAATGCAGGAAAAGACAGAGCAGCATTTAGACTGGCTGCGTGAGCAAGTGCTAAATCGGCAGTTCGAGGGCTTCCACACATTGCTGGAAGGGAAGCTCTCTATCAATCGCCGCTGGGACCGCTTTCGCGAGCAACTTGGACTGCAAAGAACCCTGAGCGATTGA
- a CDS encoding ABC transporter permease has product MHTHISHRDASTDTPQPPSQNLSYRLSVLDSLLVGLGLIRLGKRFSGFLAMSATAFFLFLIAYKFSLFIGGLESFGLSLLLAVLSWKDFVDTFSSDVLEFWVASLYLATAPIFIAVWAHRASRKTVVERTMQRSGRSLWQLAWRSFCKRTVALVALVITGVLYSVALLAPFLAPYEPNDQQDFTVTAFQPPLSTLTALRLKAQKTFSIPLRADSTLSSRLTNRLIERNWWLRLRGDTEQKLFVTDYRLEGETVFIQQDFRTRTFQRRELADGDFVMRKFYLLGTDQYGRDIFSRIIYGSRISLSIGFLVVFISITIGTVLGITAGYFGGFIDNLIMRTVDVLIAFPRIFLILIVIALFGNSIFLIVLTISLTGWMNVSRIVRSQALSLREQDFVQACRALGFSDARIIFRHLVPNALTPVIVAATLSIGNIILVEAALSFLGLGVQPPTPSWGNIISEGRDNLLSHWWISTFPGLAIVLTVVCFNLVGDGVRDALDPRQRD; this is encoded by the coding sequence ATGCACACTCACATATCGCACAGAGACGCATCCACTGATACGCCGCAGCCCCCGTCTCAGAATCTCTCTTACAGGCTCTCAGTTCTCGATAGTCTGCTAGTTGGTCTTGGCTTAATTCGCCTTGGCAAGCGTTTTTCGGGCTTTTTAGCGATGAGCGCCACTGCCTTCTTTCTCTTTCTCATCGCTTACAAGTTTTCTCTTTTCATCGGTGGCTTGGAGTCTTTTGGGCTATCGCTGCTTTTGGCAGTTCTTTCTTGGAAAGATTTTGTGGACACCTTCTCAAGCGACGTGCTCGAATTTTGGGTCGCCTCACTTTACTTAGCGACTGCGCCTATTTTCATTGCAGTTTGGGCACATCGTGCGTCTCGAAAAACTGTAGTAGAGCGCACAATGCAACGCAGCGGGCGAAGTCTCTGGCAACTGGCTTGGCGCTCCTTCTGCAAGCGCACCGTTGCACTGGTTGCTCTTGTCATTACAGGCGTGCTTTACTCAGTTGCGTTGCTTGCTCCCTTCTTAGCTCCGTATGAGCCTAACGACCAGCAAGATTTCACGGTTACGGCATTCCAGCCCCCTCTCTCGACGCTGACTGCGCTTCGGCTCAAGGCGCAAAAGACTTTTTCTATCCCCCTGCGAGCAGATTCTACGCTGTCATCACGGCTGACCAACCGACTGATTGAGCGCAACTGGTGGCTTCGCTTGCGTGGCGACACCGAGCAAAAACTTTTCGTCACTGACTATCGCCTTGAGGGCGAGACCGTCTTTATTCAGCAAGATTTTCGCACGCGCACGTTCCAGCGCCGTGAACTGGCAGACGGCGATTTCGTCATGCGCAAGTTTTATCTGCTCGGCACAGACCAGTATGGACGAGATATTTTCAGTCGGATTATCTACGGCTCTCGCATCTCGCTCTCCATAGGGTTTCTTGTGGTGTTTATTTCTATCACCATTGGCACTGTGCTGGGTATCACAGCAGGCTATTTTGGCGGCTTTATTGACAACCTGATTATGCGCACGGTTGATGTGCTCATTGCTTTTCCACGCATCTTTCTCATCTTGATTGTGATTGCACTTTTCGGCAACTCCATTTTTCTCATCGTGCTTACGATTTCGCTTACAGGCTGGATGAATGTGTCGCGTATTGTGCGCAGCCAAGCGCTTTCGCTGAGGGAGCAAGATTTTGTGCAGGCTTGTCGTGCGCTGGGTTTTTCTGATGCGCGCATCATTTTTCGTCATCTTGTTCCAAATGCGCTCACGCCTGTTATCGTGGCGGCAACGCTTAGCATTGGCAACATCATTCTGGTTGAAGCGGCGCTATCGTTTTTAGGCTTAGGCGTGCAACCGCCAACTCCGAGCTGGGGCAACATCATTAGCGAAGGGCGTGACAATCTCCTTAGCCACTGGTGGATTTCTACTTTTCCCGGCCTTGCAATTGTGCTGACTGTGGTCTGCTTTAATCTCGTCGGCGATGGGGTGCGCGATGCTTTAGACCCACGCCAGCGGGATTGA
- a CDS encoding methyltransferase domain-containing protein, giving the protein MLHTSHQALQERLASQYALSQATYFIGRHRFVFFSVASSYDLLDTLPEEYIAADIMPYWAEIWPASFVLAEYLLEDCQIQGKQCLELGAGVGVVSVVAAKAGAEVLATDYVVEALPFIELNAHANGVSLRTARLDWNDITLTEKFDVVLAADVLYERRNLIAVLAAIDKVLKPDGLALIATPRREMCSQFPALAIENGFAVSHIIKPLCLLGRMQPMDIYELTRKE; this is encoded by the coding sequence ATGCTGCACACATCACATCAAGCGCTGCAAGAGCGGCTTGCGTCGCAATATGCGCTCTCGCAAGCAACCTACTTCATTGGTCGACATCGTTTTGTCTTCTTTAGCGTTGCCAGCAGTTATGACCTCTTAGACACTTTGCCAGAGGAATATATCGCAGCCGATATAATGCCTTATTGGGCAGAAATCTGGCCAGCGTCGTTTGTGTTGGCAGAATATCTGCTTGAAGATTGCCAGATTCAAGGCAAGCAATGTCTGGAGTTGGGAGCAGGCGTAGGGGTCGTCAGCGTTGTGGCAGCAAAGGCAGGCGCAGAGGTGCTGGCTACCGACTACGTGGTCGAGGCTCTGCCGTTTATTGAACTAAATGCGCACGCTAACGGTGTATCGCTTCGAACTGCACGATTGGATTGGAACGACATCACACTGACCGAGAAATTTGATGTGGTGCTGGCAGCTGATGTGCTCTATGAACGGCGAAATCTAATAGCGGTGCTGGCAGCAATTGACAAGGTGCTCAAGCCAGATGGACTGGCACTGATTGCCACACCGCGTCGTGAAATGTGCAGCCAGTTTCCAGCGTTAGCCATTGAGAACGGTTTTGCGGTGTCGCACATCATCAAGCCACTGTGCTTGTTAGGCAGAATGCAACCGATGGACATCTATGAACTAACACGAAAGGAGTAA
- a CDS encoding TonB-dependent receptor, with translation MLSLKMNPRKVVKLSLLLAWFSSLHTAVLASGTISGKVVDATSKEPLVGVVIRLEGTAFGAITKTDGRFRIENVPAGEYVLKASFVGYKSLSRTIVVEEGKTLWLVLEMVEGSVETSEIEVTAENYRQPKEDVRTSLYKLEPKQVKNLAGGVEDVLRGLQAVPGVLAANDFSSQLYIRGSGPDQNLMLVDDIEVFNPYRLYGTISMFNPETIADISLITGGFPAKYGDRLSAVLDVSNRDGIRDRFFTAQINANITDANVVAEGKVPFGVEGSWLLSARRTYYDLIVGPILRSARLVEGNTAFPNFADVQLRLACQLAPQHRLQFTGILGRDGIDVISAARNQDQPDSLNVGNITSNDVAGLSWHFRPNANTLSKLTVSWYKNGGSSRFAGNFVDRLNYPQDKLDSALQANPLAVLQLAAATLQSENAFGFEKWNFREDVSLRWGENLLEVGAGVDIMTTSIFFYLRPNEQLRAGFLAAQASGRVGALPLDTTVSQQQSYLRANFYLQNRFEVVDSKLFVQPGVRVDYYQIIEKLYLSPRLNFSFAFDESTTLRGAWGIYVQSPGYEKLIDQQQFIDLRDPEHIRSLRAERAMHFVLGVDRWLDDKWLFKAEAYYKLFDDLIVQRKEEQLVYTSRFLGGDAYNVRNWSTPTPERRKVLSAIPVNDGRGEAYGVELLLEKRLVSSQDRFSGWFSYALAFANRYRDGLTIPFNFDQRHTINIVGSYKFNDWLDLAVRWRYGSGFPITLAIGLQPRIIRNPNGQYVVQEDPLFGRTMFSLDFGGEENINAARLPEYHRLDVRLTAHTEFWGARWDFYLDIINLYNRTNVIGYNHDVEWDVPVGQVPSVIRYVNGMLPIVPTLGISAAF, from the coding sequence ATGCTCTCTCTGAAGATGAATCCGAGAAAGGTAGTAAAGCTCTCCCTGCTGCTTGCGTGGTTCTCGAGTCTTCATACTGCTGTGCTGGCGTCGGGCACAATTAGTGGGAAAGTGGTAGATGCGACAAGTAAGGAGCCATTGGTAGGTGTCGTGATTCGCCTTGAAGGCACGGCATTCGGCGCCATCACCAAAACCGATGGTCGATTCCGCATTGAGAATGTCCCAGCTGGCGAATATGTGCTCAAAGCCAGTTTTGTAGGCTATAAGTCCCTGTCGCGCACGATTGTAGTGGAGGAAGGCAAAACCCTCTGGCTGGTGTTGGAAATGGTAGAGGGCAGCGTGGAGACAAGCGAAATTGAAGTAACGGCTGAAAACTACCGCCAGCCAAAAGAAGATGTGCGCACCAGTCTCTACAAGCTCGAGCCTAAACAGGTGAAAAACTTAGCGGGTGGTGTGGAAGATGTGTTGCGTGGGCTGCAAGCGGTTCCGGGCGTACTGGCTGCCAATGATTTTTCATCACAGCTCTACATTCGTGGCTCTGGACCCGACCAGAACTTGATGCTGGTGGATGATATTGAAGTCTTCAACCCGTATCGACTCTACGGCACAATTAGTATGTTCAACCCAGAGACGATTGCAGACATTAGCCTCATCACAGGTGGGTTTCCTGCGAAGTATGGTGATAGGCTGTCAGCAGTGCTGGACGTGAGCAACCGTGATGGCATTCGCGACCGATTTTTTACAGCGCAAATCAACGCAAATATCACCGATGCAAATGTGGTGGCGGAAGGCAAAGTACCATTTGGCGTAGAAGGGTCGTGGCTATTGTCTGCACGCCGCACCTACTACGACCTTATTGTCGGTCCAATTTTGCGGAGCGCACGCTTGGTAGAGGGCAATACAGCGTTCCCTAACTTTGCCGATGTGCAACTTCGCTTGGCATGTCAACTGGCGCCACAACATCGACTGCAATTTACAGGCATTTTAGGGCGTGATGGCATTGATGTAATCAGCGCAGCGCGCAATCAAGACCAACCTGATAGCCTCAACGTAGGCAACATAACCAGCAACGATGTAGCAGGGCTGTCGTGGCACTTTCGTCCGAATGCAAACACGCTAAGTAAGCTCACTGTGTCTTGGTATAAAAACGGTGGGTCGTCACGGTTTGCAGGCAATTTCGTTGACCGCCTGAACTATCCGCAAGATAAGCTCGACAGTGCCCTGCAAGCTAACCCGCTGGCTGTGTTGCAGTTGGCAGCTGCAACCTTGCAGTCAGAAAATGCTTTTGGCTTTGAGAAATGGAATTTTAGGGAAGATGTGTCTCTAAGGTGGGGAGAAAACCTATTGGAGGTCGGTGCAGGCGTGGACATTATGACAACATCTATTTTCTTCTATCTCCGACCGAATGAACAATTGCGGGCAGGTTTTCTGGCTGCACAAGCCTCTGGCAGAGTGGGGGCCTTGCCACTTGACACAACCGTAAGCCAGCAGCAGTCCTACCTTCGAGCCAACTTCTACCTGCAAAACCGCTTTGAAGTGGTCGACAGCAAGCTCTTTGTTCAGCCCGGTGTGCGAGTAGATTACTACCAAATTATTGAAAAGCTCTACCTGTCGCCACGACTAAATTTCTCGTTTGCGTTTGATGAAAGCACCACATTGCGCGGCGCATGGGGCATCTATGTGCAATCGCCCGGCTATGAAAAGCTCATTGACCAGCAGCAATTTATTGACCTACGCGACCCTGAGCATATTCGCTCCCTTCGTGCAGAGCGCGCAATGCATTTTGTCTTAGGCGTTGACCGATGGCTCGATGACAAGTGGCTCTTTAAAGCCGAAGCCTACTACAAGCTCTTTGATGACCTTATTGTGCAGCGTAAAGAAGAGCAACTGGTCTATACATCTCGCTTCTTGGGTGGCGATGCTTACAATGTACGCAACTGGTCAACGCCTACGCCAGAGCGACGCAAAGTGCTCTCGGCAATCCCTGTAAATGATGGACGCGGTGAAGCATATGGTGTGGAACTATTGCTCGAAAAGCGCCTTGTGTCGTCGCAAGACCGATTTAGCGGCTGGTTCAGCTATGCATTAGCGTTTGCTAACCGCTACCGTGATGGACTAACGATTCCTTTCAACTTCGATCAGCGACACACGATAAACATTGTCGGTAGCTACAAATTCAATGACTGGCTTGATTTGGCGGTGCGCTGGCGTTACGGCAGTGGATTCCCTATTACGCTGGCAATTGGCTTGCAGCCACGCATCATTCGCAACCCAAATGGGCAGTATGTCGTGCAAGAAGATCCGCTCTTCGGGCGAACAATGTTCTCGCTGGATTTCGGGGGCGAAGAAAATATCAACGCTGCACGCTTGCCTGAATATCATCGTTTAGATGTACGACTGACAGCACATACGGAGTTCTGGGGCGCACGCTGGGATTTCTATCTCGATATCATTAACCTCTACAACCGCACCAATGTGATTGGATACAACCACGATGTGGAGTGGGACGTGCCAGTAGGTCAAGTGCCAAGCGTAATCCGCTATGTCAACGGAATGTTGCCCATCGTGCCGACTTTGGGTATCAGCGCCGCATTTTAG
- a CDS encoding DUF4905 domain-containing protein: MLGLFKKRLKPIWQFHKPNGLIWRALFLDPHYLIGEFRERGARKVSFFLLDTETGKLIWDNFVLADAAARPVGDGWWVGMETVYRGLVLFHGYYSPNVPEHLGIWAFDPLTKTLRWVRPDVSYLCIVDDQLLAVRNVLVDGYAERAFLSLNPLTGEAIEDFGQNTAAVNALRERAPNLLEEQNITLPEHITEQSPNYAIVAKQAQMQTGAARVVAGFDVLTYQGKTILGYHEQTAQWVTNQAGLRVQALNYKLFVLDEKQAIIYEDILGAQMSGLLVDGFFMRQNRLYYVKETNMLCAVELFS, encoded by the coding sequence ATGCTGGGACTGTTCAAGAAGCGACTAAAACCTATCTGGCAATTTCACAAGCCAAATGGGCTGATTTGGCGTGCGCTGTTTCTAGACCCGCATTACCTCATTGGAGAGTTTCGAGAACGCGGTGCACGCAAAGTCTCTTTCTTTCTGCTCGATACGGAAACAGGGAAGCTCATTTGGGATAACTTCGTGCTCGCCGATGCGGCGGCCAGACCAGTGGGCGACGGCTGGTGGGTTGGGATGGAAACAGTCTATCGTGGCTTGGTTTTGTTTCATGGCTACTACAGCCCAAATGTGCCTGAGCATCTCGGCATTTGGGCGTTTGACCCGCTAACGAAAACGCTACGCTGGGTACGCCCTGATGTAAGCTATCTCTGTATTGTAGATGACCAACTGCTGGCAGTGCGTAATGTGCTAGTCGATGGCTACGCAGAGCGTGCCTTTCTATCGCTCAATCCACTCACAGGAGAGGCAATTGAAGATTTTGGACAGAACACAGCAGCCGTGAATGCACTGCGAGAGCGAGCACCGAACTTGCTGGAAGAACAGAACATCACCCTGCCTGAACACATCACGGAGCAATCGCCGAACTACGCAATTGTGGCAAAACAAGCACAAATGCAAACAGGCGCAGCGCGCGTGGTCGCAGGGTTCGATGTTCTAACCTATCAAGGTAAAACCATTCTGGGGTATCACGAGCAGACAGCACAGTGGGTGACCAACCAAGCAGGACTGCGTGTGCAAGCGCTAAACTACAAGCTTTTCGTGCTGGACGAAAAACAAGCAATCATCTACGAAGATATTTTGGGAGCGCAAATGAGTGGGCTCTTGGTGGATGGCTTCTTTATGCGGCAAAATCGGCTGTATTATGTAAAAGAAACAAACATGCTCTGTGCGGTAGAGTTGTTTTCCTGA
- a CDS encoding response regulator, with protein sequence MNLNLLAIMPDVLQSTVPKNGLTRPNDRPLADILIVDDQEIILKLLEETLRSEGYTVRMATNGFEALEAVSQKKPDLIITDMLMPKMNGVDMVAKLKESVDTRLIPTIMLTGLFDFDNKVKALEVGVDDFLGKPFNRVELITKVRALLKTKMYIDQLENAETVIFSLALAIEGRDPYTNGHCHRLSDYGMKLAKKIGLSEWDIDAVRKGGVIHDIGKIAVPDSILLKPGKLTPEEYEIMKIHPEAGENICKPLKSLHHVLPIIRGHQERWDGSGYPDKLVGTAIPITARIIAIVDFYDALMTVRPYKRALDVKECLAIMSQETQEHKWDPNLMRVFQEMIISGELDKPFSEIQPIPYEHQ encoded by the coding sequence ATGAACTTAAATCTGCTTGCGATTATGCCTGATGTGTTACAAAGCACGGTCCCAAAGAATGGTCTGACCAGACCAAACGACCGCCCTCTGGCAGACATTCTTATTGTCGATGACCAAGAGATTATCCTCAAGCTGCTGGAAGAGACGCTTCGCAGCGAGGGCTACACGGTGCGTATGGCGACCAACGGCTTCGAAGCCCTTGAGGCCGTTAGCCAGAAAAAACCTGACCTCATTATCACCGATATGCTGATGCCAAAAATGAACGGCGTCGATATGGTGGCAAAGCTCAAAGAATCGGTCGATACGCGCCTCATTCCGACGATTATGCTCACAGGGCTTTTTGACTTTGATAACAAGGTGAAGGCACTGGAAGTTGGCGTCGATGATTTCTTGGGCAAGCCGTTTAATCGCGTGGAACTGATCACCAAAGTCCGTGCCTTGCTTAAGACCAAGATGTATATTGACCAGCTTGAAAATGCGGAAACAGTGATTTTCTCGCTGGCACTGGCGATTGAAGGACGAGACCCTTACACCAACGGACATTGCCACCGCCTCTCAGACTACGGAATGAAGCTAGCAAAGAAGATCGGCCTGAGTGAGTGGGATATTGACGCTGTGCGCAAAGGTGGAGTCATTCATGACATTGGCAAAATTGCTGTGCCAGATTCTATTCTCCTCAAGCCCGGTAAGCTTACGCCTGAAGAATACGAGATAATGAAAATTCACCCCGAAGCGGGAGAAAATATCTGCAAGCCGCTCAAGTCGCTGCATCATGTCTTGCCCATCATACGTGGGCATCAAGAGCGCTGGGACGGTTCTGGCTATCCCGATAAACTGGTTGGCACCGCTATTCCTATCACCGCTCGCATTATCGCCATCGTTGATTTCTACGATGCTTTGATGACAGTTCGACCGTATAAGCGTGCACTGGATGTCAAGGAATGCTTAGCAATTATGAGCCAAGAAACCCAAGAGCATAAGTGGGATCCAAACTTGATGCGCGTCTTTCAGGAAATGATTATCTCAGGTGAACTGGATAAGCCATTTTCAGAAATTCAACCGATTCCATACGAGCATCAATAG
- a CDS encoding NAD(P)/FAD-dependent oxidoreductase encodes MSVSVTPNGSSNGQLAQNGSPDVADITIIGAGPTGLFAAFYAGLRSMRVRILESLPEIGGQLTALYPKKNIYDVAGYPKVLAEDLVKSLYEQCAQYNPEILTSSRVEKLERENDLLKLTVEDGRVYWSKTVLIAAGVGAFTPRKLESPEIAPWEGKGLYYFVKDPSMFYGKKILVIGGGDSAMDWAMALGDKTDMLLIHRRDKFVAHEDSVRKVREMGIPIRTFWELKSIQGENGQIRSATIFNNKTKEEETIEVQAVLCNLGFHTNLGPIKDWGLEIHNNGIVVNAQMQTNIPGVYAAGDIAWHAAKLKLIATGFGEAAIAVNHAKTVIDPHATFFPGHSSSKDDKKEDKQHQPA; translated from the coding sequence ATGTCTGTATCAGTAACACCCAACGGCTCCAGCAACGGGCAACTTGCGCAAAATGGCTCGCCTGATGTGGCAGACATAACGATTATCGGTGCAGGGCCGACAGGACTGTTTGCCGCCTTCTATGCAGGGCTTCGCTCAATGCGCGTGCGCATTCTGGAAAGCCTGCCCGAGATTGGAGGCCAGCTAACGGCGCTGTATCCGAAGAAAAACATTTACGACGTAGCAGGCTACCCTAAAGTGCTGGCAGAAGATTTGGTGAAAAGTCTCTATGAACAATGCGCACAGTACAATCCTGAGATTCTTACCTCATCGCGTGTCGAGAAGCTCGAGCGAGAAAATGATTTATTGAAGCTCACTGTTGAAGATGGGCGCGTCTATTGGTCAAAGACGGTGCTTATTGCTGCAGGTGTCGGCGCATTTACACCTCGTAAGCTCGAGTCCCCTGAGATTGCACCGTGGGAAGGCAAGGGGCTTTACTACTTCGTCAAAGACCCGAGCATGTTCTACGGCAAGAAAATTCTGGTAATCGGTGGCGGCGACTCAGCAATGGACTGGGCGATGGCGTTGGGCGACAAAACCGACATGTTGCTCATTCATCGCCGCGATAAGTTTGTGGCGCATGAGGACAGTGTCCGAAAGGTGCGTGAGATGGGCATTCCTATCCGAACATTTTGGGAGCTGAAGTCGATTCAAGGTGAAAATGGACAAATTCGCAGCGCTACGATTTTTAACAACAAAACAAAAGAGGAAGAAACGATTGAAGTTCAAGCAGTGCTCTGCAACTTGGGCTTTCATACCAATCTGGGTCCCATTAAGGACTGGGGCTTAGAGATTCACAACAATGGCATTGTGGTCAATGCTCAGATGCAGACGAACATTCCGGGCGTCTATGCCGCTGGCGATATTGCATGGCACGCAGCAAAGCTCAAGCTCATTGCAACTGGGTTCGGCGAAGCAGCTATTGCGGTCAATCACGCCAAAACCGTGATAGACCCGCATGCGACCTTCTTCCCAGGACACAGCAGCAGCAAAGACGACAAGAAGGAAGACAAGCAGCATCAGCCTGCTTAG
- a CDS encoding rhodanese-like domain-containing protein, with translation MVVHLSPEEVLAKMEMNPDLILLDVRTPEEFYRRRIPTAINIPLDELYHRYGELDPEQEIVALCEHGIRSLSASGMLVQLGFTKVFNMTGGMSRWLHRTISG, from the coding sequence ATGGTAGTTCATCTGTCCCCTGAGGAAGTGCTCGCTAAAATGGAGATGAATCCAGACCTTATCCTTTTAGACGTGCGCACACCAGAGGAGTTTTATCGGCGGCGCATTCCCACTGCTATCAACATTCCGCTCGATGAACTCTATCATCGCTACGGTGAACTCGACCCAGAGCAAGAGATTGTTGCGCTTTGCGAGCATGGCATTCGTAGCCTCTCTGCCAGTGGTATGCTGGTGCAACTTGGCTTTACAAAGGTGTTCAATATGACGGGCGGCATGTCGCGCTGGCTACATCGCACGATTTCAGGATAA
- a CDS encoding methyltransferase domain-containing protein, translating into MQTFPETTELNTSKETHIEGQVSKNQASAAQNFLAEAQPSPETLSYEWFSAWFSSPIYLKLYEHRNFKEAEETVEMILRRTGLKETQPKPKVLDIACGAGRHAVAFAERGCDVVASDLSSFMLQEAKRVAEKHSVRLTFLQQDMRALTAEEEYDLVVQLFTSFGYFDNSEDDRRVVQNVRRALRQGGIYVLDFFNAEKVRQSYKPLTQRVVDGMLICEERKIVGDRIKKTVTVSENGNLKRFTESVRLYTATELAEMLTQAGFKVREILGNYDGSPFDAAQSPRAILFAEKVK; encoded by the coding sequence ATGCAAACTTTTCCCGAAACAACTGAGCTAAACACTTCCAAAGAAACACACATTGAAGGGCAAGTGTCAAAAAACCAAGCTTCTGCAGCACAAAATTTTCTTGCCGAAGCGCAGCCCAGTCCTGAGACGCTGAGCTATGAGTGGTTTAGCGCTTGGTTTAGTAGCCCGATATATCTCAAGCTGTACGAGCATCGGAATTTTAAGGAAGCGGAAGAAACGGTCGAGATGATTCTGCGCCGCACGGGACTGAAAGAAACGCAGCCGAAGCCGAAGGTCCTGGATATTGCTTGCGGAGCAGGGCGGCACGCTGTGGCCTTTGCCGAAAGAGGGTGCGATGTAGTAGCCAGTGACCTATCAAGCTTTATGCTGCAGGAAGCTAAGCGTGTGGCAGAAAAACACAGCGTCAGGCTCACCTTCTTGCAACAAGATATGCGGGCGCTGACAGCTGAGGAGGAGTATGACCTTGTGGTGCAGCTTTTTACGAGCTTTGGTTACTTCGACAACTCAGAAGACGACCGGCGTGTCGTGCAGAATGTGAGGCGGGCGCTGAGACAAGGCGGCATCTATGTGCTGGACTTTTTCAATGCCGAGAAAGTGCGCCAAAGTTACAAGCCCCTAACACAGCGCGTTGTGGACGGCATGCTGATTTGCGAGGAGCGAAAAATCGTCGGCGATAGAATTAAGAAAACCGTAACGGTGTCTGAAAACGGCAATCTTAAGCGCTTTACGGAGTCCGTGCGGCTCTACACAGCAACCGAGCTGGCAGAGATGCTCACGCAAGCAGGATTCAAAGTTCGTGAGATTTTGGGTAACTACGACGGCTCCCCGTTTGATGCCGCTCAGTCGCCACGAGCTATTCTCTTCGCAGAGAAAGTGAAGTAG
- a CDS encoding exopolyphosphatase: MKYNILTRADLDGLVCAVILKNTEEIDKVRFVEPKFVQDREVEVYPNDIITNLPYHPNCAMWFDHHVSNVRPKEFKGAFKAAPSAARVVYDYYLPNFPHLTKYDELLRQTDRIDSADLTYDEVLSPDGYLLLSMTIDGKFHEDEPYWQRLIDLLKDKTLPEIMNDPEVKARCEKFREDDLKFREAIRKNSRVEKNVLITDLRSYGDSLPNGNRYFVYAFQAATNLSMRITPDRERPGMVSIGVGYNIFNRTANVNVGELMKKYGGGGHKTVGSTKVKAEDADRIVKELLTYLTR, from the coding sequence ATGAAATACAACATTCTGACTCGTGCCGATTTAGACGGATTAGTCTGCGCCGTTATCTTGAAAAACACGGAAGAAATTGACAAAGTACGCTTCGTCGAACCAAAGTTTGTGCAAGATAGGGAAGTGGAAGTCTATCCAAATGACATCATCACAAATTTGCCATATCACCCGAATTGCGCAATGTGGTTCGACCACCATGTTTCAAATGTGCGACCAAAGGAGTTCAAGGGCGCCTTCAAGGCAGCGCCGTCCGCCGCACGCGTGGTCTATGACTACTACTTGCCGAACTTTCCGCATCTGACAAAGTATGATGAACTGCTGCGTCAGACTGACCGCATTGATTCCGCAGACCTGACCTACGATGAAGTTCTCTCGCCTGACGGTTACCTTCTGCTCTCAATGACCATTGATGGTAAGTTTCACGAAGATGAGCCCTACTGGCAGCGTCTCATTGACCTTCTGAAAGACAAGACGCTGCCAGAGATAATGAATGACCCCGAAGTGAAAGCACGGTGTGAAAAGTTCCGTGAAGATGACCTTAAATTCCGTGAGGCCATTCGTAAGAACTCGCGCGTAGAGAAAAATGTGCTGATAACAGACCTAAGAAGTTATGGCGATAGCCTGCCGAATGGCAATCGCTACTTTGTATATGCTTTTCAAGCAGCAACCAATCTGTCAATGCGTATCACGCCAGATCGCGAGCGCCCAGGGATGGTCTCAATTGGCGTCGGATATAACATCTTCAACCGCACCGCAAATGTCAATGTGGGCGAGCTGATGAAAAAATACGGTGGTGGCGGCCACAAGACGGTTGGGAGCACCAAAGTAAAAGCAGAAGACGCAGACCGTATCGTGAAGGAACTGCTGACTTACCTAACACGTTAA